In Daphnia pulex isolate KAP4 chromosome 7, ASM2113471v1, one genomic interval encodes:
- the LOC124197058 gene encoding uncharacterized protein LOC124197058, whose translation MYKLVTYKIFVKKLAVESNMPRRRLSFSYLQLTILSGCFLIFTSFQLYTKSIIFADRPPFAEFNNETGADDLIVPNIIHFIHYNKSELNFVDYVVLKAAMRNHKPDMFYYHTDIVNFQFEGKYWDWVKKEEQLWSRIEVKYLEAPTDIFGQKLSEGWRFYHGGDIGRIRVLMQYGGIYLDNDAFVINSLDKYRKFECVLNWDDNQFMGTQIIIAHKDARFLPLWLDSYRDYRPDLWYYNAGERPTVEILHKNPELIHRVKGDFGADTSISMNLYDNPAFNWRHLDAIHLLVNHRYYMDDNYNKTPVFDENTIRTYKYSFGEMVRQLLDIRPAISHIETDTNNSRKSVAI comes from the exons ATGTACAAGTTAGTCACTTACAAAATTTTCGTCAAAAAGTTGGCCGTTGAATCGAACATGCCTCGCCGTCGGTTGTCGTTTTCCTACCTGCAATTGACCATTTTATCCGgttgttttctcattttcacaTCTTTCCAGTTGTACACCAAGTCCATCATCTTTGCCGATCGACCTCCTTTCGCAGAATTCAACAACGAGACGGGCGCCGATGACTTGATCGTCCCCAACATCATCCATTTCATCCACTACAACAAATCGGAGCTCAACTTTGTCGATTACGTCGTTCTGAAGGCCGCCATGCGCAACCACAAACCGGACATGTTCTACTACCACACGGACATTGTCAACTTTCAATTCGAAGGCAAATACTGGGACTGGGTCAAGAAGGAAGAACAACTCTGGTCCAGGATCGAAGTCAAGTACCTGGAAGCTCCGACGGACATTTTCGGTCAGAAACTGAGCGAAGGTTGGCGATTTTATCACGGCGGGGATATCGGACGCATCCGCGTTTTGATGCAATACGGAGGCATCTACCTGGACAACGACGCTTTTGTTATCAATTCACTGGACAAGTATCGCAAATTCGAATGCGTCCTCAACTGGGATGACAATCAATTCATGGGCACCCAAATTATTATCGCTCACAAGGACGCCCGTTTCCTGCCACTTTGGCTGGATTCTTACAGGGACTACCGGCCGGATTTGTGGTACTACAACGCCGGAGAGCGGCCAACTGTTGAAATCCTGCACAAAAATCCGGAATTGATCCACCGAGTGAAGGGCGATTTCGGAGCTGACACGAGTATTTCTATGAATCTTTACGATAATCCAGCGTTCAACTGGCGACATTTGGATGCCATTCACTTGCTAGTGAACCACCGCTATTACA TGGATGACAATTACAACAAGACGCCCGTTTTTGACGAGAATACAATCCGCACTTACAAGTATTCATTCGGAGAAATGGTTCGCCAACTACTCGATATCCGTCCGGCTATTTCTCACA TTGAAACGGACACAAACAATTCCCGAAAGTCAGTTGCTATTTAG
- the LOC124197059 gene encoding uncharacterized protein LOC124197059, giving the protein MSSAQQLILAVLLVAITSWTTSVTCKSVQPLKKEVWNELNCNKPQSRLAYLEDEYPDYNTEAVYLPHAAVVQYCDNSLGCCRKGYLYVATKEEKMTFAFQEILHGTKMKKEVELTNHSRCVCQSIGSH; this is encoded by the exons ATGTCGTCTGCCCAGCAATTGATCCTGGCCGTCTTGTTGGTTGCCATCACCAGCTGGACCACCAGCGTGACATGCAAATCCGTTCAGCCGTTGAAAAAGGAGGTGTGGAATGAGCTGAATTGCAACAAACCTCAATCACGACTCGCCTACCTTG aGGATGAATATCCCGACTACAATACGGAGGCCGTTTACCTGCCTCACGCGGCCGTCGTTCAGTATTGCGACAATTCGCTCGGCTGTTGCCGGAAAGGTTATCTCTACGTGGCGACCAAGGAGGAAAAGATGACCTTCGCCTTCCAAGAAATCCTGCACGGCACTAAGATGAAAAAGGAAGTTGAATTGACGAATCATTCACGCTGCGTCTGTCAAAGCATCGGCAGCCATTAA